The following are encoded together in the Lathyrus oleraceus cultivar Zhongwan6 chromosome 3, CAAS_Psat_ZW6_1.0, whole genome shotgun sequence genome:
- the LOC127125568 gene encoding syntaxin-121 has translation MNDLLSVQNDDSNSHHHVIQMGETSTTTTAKTLGKFFEEVESVKEELKDLEKLHVSLRNSHGKSKSLHSATAVKELRSRMDSDVTLSLKKAKVVKARLELLDRSNEASRSLPDCGPGSSSDRTRLAVVSGLRKNLKDSMESFNALREQISSEYRATVQRRYFTITGEKPDDKTVDLLISTGESETFLQKAIQEQGRATVIETIQEIEERHGAVKEIERNLNALHQVFLDMSVMVEAQGEELNDIESQMMRANSYVRKGVQQIHVARKHQKNSRKWICFAILVLLIIALVIILPIVLKNN, from the exons ATGAACGACTTACTCTCCGTCCAAAACGACGACAGCAACAGCCACCACCACGTCATCCAGATGGGGGAAACCTCCACCACCACCACGGCAAAGACACTCGGGAAATTCTTCGAAGAAGTGGAGTCAGTGAAGGAAGAATTGAAAGACTTGGAGAAACTCCACGTAAGTCTCCGAAACTCGCACGGAAAGAGCAAAAGCCTTCACAGCGCCACCGCGGTGAAAGAGCTTCGTTCTCGAATGGACTCCGACGTTACTCTGTCTCTCAAGAAAGCTAAAGTGGTTAAGGCTCGCTTGGAGTTGCTTGACCGGTCCAACGAAGCGAGCCGGTCGTTGCCTGATTGTGGACCCGGTTCGTCTTCTGATCGAACCCGGTTGGCGGTGGTTAGTGGTTTGAGGAAGAATTTGAAAGATTCGATGGAGAGTTTTAATGCACTTAGGGAGCAGATATCATCGGAGTACAGAGCGACGGTGCAGCGGAGATACTTTACCATCACCGGAGAGAAACCTGATGACAAAACTGTCGATCTCCTCATCTCTACCG GTGAAAGCGAAACGTTTCTACAAAAAGCCATTCAAGAACAAGGAAGAGCAACAGTGATAGAGACAATACAAGAGATCGAGGAGAGACATGGTGCTGtgaaagagatagagagaaaCCTAAATGCGCTACATCAAGTGTTCTTAGACATGTCAGTAATGGTGGAAGCTCAAGGTGAAGAATTGAATGACATTGAAAGCCAAATGATGCGAGCAAATTCGTACGTTAGGAAAGGTGTACAACAAATACATGTTGCTAGGAAGCATCAAAAGAATAGCCGTAAATGGATATGTTTTGCCATTTTAGTCCTTCTCATTATCGCTTTGGTTATAATTCTTCCtattgttttaaaaaataattaa